ACCGTGACTACCGTGCCGACCGCGACCGTGACCCGGTCAAGCGGCTTCCCATCGACGAGGACGTCACCGGCCTCGAGATCGACGCCGACGTGCGTCAGGAGCTGCTGAGCCTGCCCAAGGGTCTGGCCGAAGAGGTCTCGAAGAACCTCGTCATGGTGGCGCGGCTGATCGACGAGGACCCCGAGCAGGCGTACGCGTACTCGCGCATCGCCCTGCGACTGGCCTCCCGTGTCGCCGCCGTGCGCGAGGCCGCCGGCTTCGCCGCGTACGCGACGACGAAGTACAGCGAGGCGCTGGCCGAGTTCCGTGCGGCCAAGCGGATGACCGGTTCCGTGGAGCTGTGGCCCGTCATGGCCGACTGCGAGCGCGGCCTCGGCCGTCCGGAGCGGGCGCTGGCCATGGCCGGTGAGCCCGAGGTGCAGAAGCTGGACAAGGCCGGCCAGGTCGAGATGCGGCTGGTTGCGGCCGGTGCCCGGCGGGACCAGGGGCAGCTCGACGCCGCCATCGTGACCCTGCAGAGCCCGGAGCTCGCCTCCAACACCGTCCAGCCCTGGACCGCGCGCCTGCGCTACGCCTACGCCGACGCCCTGCTGGCGGCCGGTCGTGAGGACGAGGCACGCGAGTGGTTCGGCAAGACCCTCGAAGCCGACAAGGACGGGGCGACCGATGCCTCGGACCGCCTCGCCGAGCTCGACGGTGTCGAGTTCGTCGACGCCGCGGTGGACCTGCCGGACGACGCCGACCTGG
This genomic window from Streptomyces sp. NBC_01351 contains:
- a CDS encoding tetratricopeptide repeat protein, with translation MRQELLSLPKGLAEEVSKNLVMVARLIDEDPEQAYAYSRIALRLASRVAAVREAAGFAAYATTKYSEALAEFRAAKRMTGSVELWPVMADCERGLGRPERALAMAGEPEVQKLDKAGQVEMRLVAAGARRDQGQLDAAIVTLQSPELASNTVQPWTARLRYAYADALLAAGREDEAREWFGKTLEADKDGATDASDRLAELDGVEFVDAAVDLPDDADLDVDDEDDEDDEGDAAEIAAAERASDVAEYYDEDDEEYEPLEQSAADADAEGSEKD